The Gloeobacter violaceus PCC 7421 DNA window AGGAAACTGAGCATCTGCTCAATGGAGCTTTTGACCTCCGCACACACTTGAGGCATCTGCCGGCGGTTCTCCTCCTGCTGGCGCATCTGCTGAAGACCCTCGAAACGACGTAGCAGGCTTTGCAGGACGAGCACGGCCTCGGCAGGTGGCTGCCAGGTCTGTGGGTGTAGAGCCGCACAAAAGTGCGCAATTACCGTGGCATCGAGCTGGTCGGTCTTGCTACGTTGCATCTGAGCTTGGGCGTACCCTTTGATGCGTTTGGGGTTCACGGCTGACTGTATGACCCTGTTAATGCAGATAATGAGCCAGAGCTTGCTGATAGCCACCAGTGGCTTCCATGCAAGCATGTATGTGTTGGAGTTGCTGCTGATTGAGCCAGTCACACAGTTGTTCAAATCCGGTGGGGGAATTTTGGAAGCTCTTGGAGCGCAACTTGCCCGCGACGAGCAGCGCAGCCTGAAAGGACAGCTTCGCAATGTCGATTCCCAAAACAGCCTCATTCAATGGAAATACCTCCTGTTCAGATACGAGCACAGAGCTGCATGGAGTAAGTACTTGTTCGGACCATCCTTGTGCATGCAAGAGCAATAGCGAGAATTGTCTTAAGATACCGTCCGCTCTGAGGGAACAAGTGTGAGGGGCGGACGCTCCTCTCCCGAGCGGGCGCGTAGCCAAAGGATGTCAGCAGCGTTCCGGTCCCCGCCTACTCTGGTTGCCCTGAGTAGATTTTATCGAGAGATCTCCCGACCCCAAGAACATACAAGAATGTCAATAAGCATCAGCAAGGAAACCGGAGAACGGCAGCCCCTATCTTGGTACACAGATAGCAGCAGGCGGCCTGGAAAGATTTCCAAGCCGCCTAAGAAATTTGGCACCGGATGTCCGGAACCTGTTCTAAATCCCGATCCAGTCCTGCAGGCGCTGGCGCTGGCGGACCCGGCGCAGTTTGCGGAAGGCTTTGGCCTGGATCTGGCGGATGCGCTCGCGCGAAAGGTCGAACATTCTGCCCACCTGATCGAGGGTGCGCTGCTGGCCGTCGCGCAGCCCGAAGCGCAACTGCAAAATGTCGCGCTCGCGGGGCGTGAGATGCCGATCCAATAGATCGCTCACCTCGACGCGCATCGACTCGCGGTCGATGTGCACGTCGGGCTGGTCGGTCTGGCTGTCTTCAATGAGATGAATCAGCTCGGTGTCTTCCTCTTTGCCGACGGTGATGTTGAGGGACACGGTGCGCCGGGCGGCGCGCAGGATGTGCTCAAGATCCTCTTCGGCCAATTCCAGCGCCTCGGCCAGTTCCCCCTGGCTCGGCGTGCGGCCCAATTCCTGGGCGAGGGTGCGACGGACCTTTTTGACGCGGTTGATTTTTTCGACCAGATGCACCGGCAGACGCACGGTGCGCGCCTGGGAAGCGACCGCCCGGGTAATCGCCTGGCGGATCCACCAGTAGGCGTAGGTCGAGAACTTGTAACCGCGCTCGTGCTCGAATTTTTCGGCGGCGCGAATCAGGCCCATCGAGCCTTCCTGGATCAGATCCAGGAACGGCACGCCGCGGTTGAGATACTTTTTGGCAATCGACACGACCAGGCGCAGGTTGGCCTGCACCAGCTTGCGCTTGGCCCACTCGCCCTTGGGGCCGCCCTGGGCAATCGCCCGGGCGAGCATCACCTCTTCTTCGGGCTTGAGCAGGGGGATCCTGCCGATCTCTTGCAGGTAAAGCCCTACCGAGTCTCTCTCAAATGAAGCGCTTTGCCGAGTTTTGCGGGCCTCTGCCGGCTTGCCCTGTGCTGTTTCTGCCACGGTCGGTACCCCATGCCGATTGAATAGCGTTCCCCGTGCACTCATCATGGGGGAGCCCCTCGCGAATAGTCCACAGTTCTTCGCTTTTCGTAACCCAATGCAAGCAATATTCATCACAAAACGAGTACTTTTGCGATTGCCGCGGGCGCTTGCGCCACCCAAACTCATGTAACACTAGGTTGCAATGCCGATGCTGACGAACCTGCAACGCACGTTGCTCACCTGGCTTTTATTGGTGGCTGCGGGCTGGGCGGCCCTCCAGGTACTGGAGTACTTTCGTGAATTCATCAGCGTCTTTGTGATCGCCGGGATCATTGCGTTCTTGTTGAGCTACCCGGTGGCGCTGTTGAGCAAACGCCTGCCGCGCTTCGCGGCGGTGTTGGTGGTCTACTCGAGCGCGGGGGTGGTGGTCGGTACCCTGGCGGTGGCCCTCGGACCGCTCGTCTCGCAGCAGACGGCGCAACTGATCGCTTCGCTGCCGGACATCATCCGCTCCGGTTCGCTGCAGTTGGAAGCGTTCTTGAAGTGGGCGCGCAACCTGGGGCTGCCGGTGGATGTCGATCGGTTGGTGGGCGGCTTCGGCCTCAGGCTGCAGGAGCAGCTGCAGGTGATCACCTCGCCGCAGTCGGTGGAATTTCTGCTGGGTACGTTCACCGGGGTGCTGAACTTTATCTTGATCCTGGTCATCGCCTTTTACATGCTGCTCGAAGGCGAGAAGCTCTGGCGCGAGGCGATCGGCTTTTTGCCCGCGAACATCCGGCTGCGTTTTTCTGAGTCGCTCCAGTACAACCTGCGCGGCTTTTTCACCGGTCAGCTCGTACTGGGTCTGTTTATGGCGCTGCTGCTCACACCCACTTATCTATTCCTTAATGTGCCCTTCGGGCTGGTGCTGGCTCTGTTTGTGGGGACAATGGAGCTGATTCCGTTTATCGGCGCCACCCTCGGTATCGGCCTGGTCGTGATTATCTGCCTGACTCAGAATCTGTGGCTGGCGTTGTGGGTCCTTGCCGCCTCGGTGCTCATCCAGCAGATCAAAGACAACGTGCTCGCCCCGCGCATCCTGGGTAACTTTACCGGACTGAGTCCCGTGCTCATCTTCGGCGCCCTGCTCATCGGCGCCAAGATCGCGGGTCTGCTGGGGGTGCTGCTGGCCATCCCGATTAGCGGTGTGATCAAAAGCCTCTACGAGACCCTTGCTGTCAGCGATCCCCCGCCACGAGCGTTTCAGTCGCTGCCCAAACCGGCCTTTCGCAAGAGCCGTCCCCGTGACGGCGAGCAGGACAATGAGTGACACTTCTCGCCCTTTGCGGACGAGAGTTCCCGGTTTGACGAGCCGACTTGTACGTACGTAGAAGTCGTTCTCTCTCCAGGCGTTCAAGAGGCGACAAAGTAG harbors:
- a CDS encoding IS110 family transposase, with translation MLVSEQEVFPLNEAVLGIDIAKLSFQAALLVAGKLRSKSFQNSPTGFEQLCDWLNQQQLQHIHACMEATGGYQQALAHYLH
- a CDS encoding sigma-70 family RNA polymerase sigma factor translates to MAETAQGKPAEARKTRQSASFERDSVGLYLQEIGRIPLLKPEEEVMLARAIAQGGPKGEWAKRKLVQANLRLVVSIAKKYLNRGVPFLDLIQEGSMGLIRAAEKFEHERGYKFSTYAYWWIRQAITRAVASQARTVRLPVHLVEKINRVKKVRRTLAQELGRTPSQGELAEALELAEEDLEHILRAARRTVSLNITVGKEEDTELIHLIEDSQTDQPDVHIDRESMRVEVSDLLDRHLTPRERDILQLRFGLRDGQQRTLDQVGRMFDLSRERIRQIQAKAFRKLRRVRQRQRLQDWIGI
- a CDS encoding AI-2E family transporter, with protein sequence MLTNLQRTLLTWLLLVAAGWAALQVLEYFREFISVFVIAGIIAFLLSYPVALLSKRLPRFAAVLVVYSSAGVVVGTLAVALGPLVSQQTAQLIASLPDIIRSGSLQLEAFLKWARNLGLPVDVDRLVGGFGLRLQEQLQVITSPQSVEFLLGTFTGVLNFILILVIAFYMLLEGEKLWREAIGFLPANIRLRFSESLQYNLRGFFTGQLVLGLFMALLLTPTYLFLNVPFGLVLALFVGTMELIPFIGATLGIGLVVIICLTQNLWLALWVLAASVLIQQIKDNVLAPRILGNFTGLSPVLIFGALLIGAKIAGLLGVLLAIPISGVIKSLYETLAVSDPPPRAFQSLPKPAFRKSRPRDGEQDNE